The following proteins are encoded in a genomic region of Gimesia algae:
- a CDS encoding transposase: MNKRRKRHNPEQIVRKLRDTDAMLNAGKDLASVLQNLEVSESTYQRWRIQYGGIKSEEAKILIERW, translated from the coding sequence ATGAACAAGCGAAGAAAACGTCACAACCCCGAGCAGATTGTCCGTAAGTTGCGTGATACAGATGCGATGCTGAATGCCGGTAAAGATCTGGCTTCCGTGCTGCAGAATCTCGAGGTCAGTGAATCCACTTATCAGCGCTGGCGGATTCAGTACGGGGGCATAAAATCGGAAGAAGCCAAGATACTGATCGAGCGTTGGTGA
- a CDS encoding SGNH/GDSL hydrolase family protein gives MQKLNTPRLLIRLSFLLLLSALPAAAAEKTNSLQLTLPSTLYAVPGVEMNIYYDNIVLTETPEKYRFEVSCKIGTAEQDHWTVTPTPSDVGQHPLSVKVTDANGTILGTAKTILHVSAANSGSHRDTFRLLIIGDSLTHATTYSNEIARLLSTPGNPKWQMLGTHKPKSAAAGVAHEGYGGWTWQRFVSQYEPNPDGTHRKRSSPFVYLGKDGKPGLDFKRYFKEECNGNTPDAVVIMLGINDCFSAKQDAIDAKIDGMFAQADILIKALQAAAPQAEVGICLTTPGNSRQEAFFANYKDKYSRWGWKNIQHRLVQRQIEKFTGREKQNLFIIPTELNLDIVNGYPVNNGVHPNKVGYQQIGASIYSWLKHRLEE, from the coding sequence GTGCAAAAATTAAACACCCCCCGATTGCTGATCCGTTTATCGTTCCTCTTACTTCTGTCAGCGTTACCCGCCGCCGCTGCAGAGAAAACAAACTCTCTACAACTCACGTTACCGTCCACGCTTTATGCAGTGCCGGGCGTAGAGATGAATATCTACTACGACAACATCGTGCTGACCGAAACACCAGAAAAATATCGGTTTGAAGTCAGTTGTAAAATCGGCACTGCCGAGCAGGACCACTGGACCGTCACGCCAACACCGTCCGATGTGGGACAGCATCCGTTGTCGGTCAAAGTGACTGACGCCAACGGAACGATCCTGGGAACGGCGAAAACAATCCTGCATGTTTCGGCCGCCAATTCGGGTTCCCATCGCGACACGTTTCGGTTGTTAATTATCGGCGACAGCTTAACACACGCAACCACATATTCGAACGAAATCGCCCGACTCCTCTCGACACCCGGCAATCCGAAATGGCAAATGCTGGGAACACACAAACCGAAATCCGCCGCTGCGGGTGTTGCCCATGAAGGTTACGGCGGTTGGACCTGGCAACGGTTCGTCTCGCAGTATGAACCAAACCCCGATGGTACTCACCGCAAACGCAGCAGCCCATTCGTGTATCTCGGCAAGGACGGCAAACCGGGCCTGGACTTCAAACGCTACTTTAAGGAAGAATGCAACGGCAACACGCCAGACGCTGTGGTCATTATGCTGGGCATCAATGATTGTTTCTCAGCGAAACAGGACGCCATTGATGCAAAAATCGATGGTATGTTCGCCCAGGCTGATATTTTAATCAAAGCCCTGCAAGCCGCCGCGCCGCAGGCAGAGGTGGGGATTTGTTTGACCACGCCCGGGAATTCCCGTCAGGAAGCATTTTTTGCCAACTACAAAGACAAATACAGCCGTTGGGGCTGGAAAAATATTCAACACCGACTGGTGCAACGGCAAATCGAAAAATTCACAGGCCGCGAAAAACAAAATCTGTTTATCATCCCCACCGAGTTAAACCTCGATATCGTCAACGGCTACCCCGTCAACAACGGCGTTCACCCCAACAAAGTCGGTTACCAGCAAATCGGGGCGAGTATTTATTCGTGGTTAAAACATCGGCTGGAAGAGTGA
- a CDS encoding ArsR/SmtB family transcription factor, with the protein MMVKAKVNSEKCCTTGEKLALPDVAWAEDLSKLSWALAHPARVRIVRLLINRTACMCGEIVEEMPLAQSTVSQHLKILKETGLVQGEIDGPRVCYCINQDMLTKLKKLVAEL; encoded by the coding sequence ATGATGGTCAAAGCGAAAGTAAACTCCGAAAAGTGCTGTACCACCGGCGAAAAACTGGCATTGCCGGATGTCGCCTGGGCAGAGGATCTGTCCAAGCTTTCCTGGGCTCTGGCTCACCCGGCCCGCGTGCGCATCGTTCGACTACTGATCAACCGGACCGCATGCATGTGCGGTGAGATCGTCGAGGAGATGCCTTTGGCTCAGTCAACGGTTTCTCAGCACTTAAAAATTCTGAAGGAAACAGGCCTGGTGCAAGGCGAAATCGATGGCCCGCGCGTTTGCTACTGCATCAATCAGGATATGCTGACAAAGCTGAAAAAGCTGGTCGCAGAGTTGTAA
- the arsD gene encoding arsenite efflux transporter metallochaperone ArsD, whose product MTERKIIDDVRDQYAGVARGELSNESTAVRSIANAFGYSEDDLNQLPAEANMGLSCGNPLALAGIREGEVVVDLGCGGGMDVFLAARKVGASGRVIGIDMTTEMLERARAGQQKLGLSNIEFHQSTIDRIPLPDNSVDCVISNCVINLVPDKLAVFREILRVLKPDGRVALSDIALKQELPSEVKQSVEAYIGCISGAILIDEYRSLLKQVGFASVVVTDTGADLNAYAMASDDGCCGGSSCGSDAGGAVADAGQKSLHDGLASVMQSFDANAFAASVRVHALKQPSTQPVNTIPVLNIQPTSKEKTMKTVQVYDKPMCCSTGVCGPDVDPVLPKFAADLDWLKSQGHHVERYNLAQQPQAFIENKEIHQLLSTTGTDCLPVVIVDGKIVSQTVYPSRDDLAGWVDGSPARQSLPLAEPESGCCGTSGCC is encoded by the coding sequence ATGACTGAGCGAAAGATAATCGATGACGTGCGAGACCAATACGCGGGTGTCGCACGAGGTGAACTCTCCAACGAGTCGACCGCCGTGCGATCCATCGCGAACGCCTTTGGTTACTCGGAGGATGATTTGAACCAGTTGCCTGCTGAAGCCAACATGGGGTTGTCTTGTGGTAACCCATTGGCGCTGGCTGGCATTCGTGAAGGGGAAGTGGTCGTAGATCTCGGTTGCGGTGGTGGTATGGACGTGTTTCTGGCCGCAAGAAAAGTGGGCGCTTCGGGTCGGGTCATTGGCATCGACATGACGACGGAGATGCTGGAGCGGGCTCGTGCTGGCCAGCAGAAGCTGGGATTGAGCAACATCGAGTTTCATCAATCGACCATCGATCGCATACCACTACCAGACAACTCAGTCGACTGTGTGATCAGTAACTGCGTGATCAATTTAGTGCCCGACAAGCTGGCTGTCTTTCGCGAGATCCTGCGCGTTCTCAAGCCTGATGGCAGAGTCGCTCTGAGCGATATCGCTTTGAAGCAGGAATTGCCGTCCGAAGTAAAGCAAAGTGTCGAAGCCTATATCGGTTGCATCTCCGGTGCCATTCTGATCGACGAGTATCGCAGCTTACTGAAGCAAGTAGGCTTTGCTTCAGTGGTCGTAACAGACACGGGAGCGGACCTGAATGCGTATGCGATGGCAAGCGATGACGGATGCTGTGGCGGTAGCTCTTGTGGTTCCGATGCAGGTGGCGCGGTAGCCGATGCCGGGCAGAAGTCTCTCCACGACGGTCTTGCCTCTGTCATGCAATCGTTTGATGCAAACGCGTTTGCCGCGAGCGTACGGGTACACGCTCTGAAACAACCATCGACACAGCCTGTGAATACGATTCCCGTTTTGAATATTCAACCAACCTCGAAGGAGAAGACTATGAAAACTGTGCAAGTCTATGACAAACCGATGTGCTGTTCGACCGGCGTGTGTGGTCCCGATGTTGATCCTGTGCTGCCAAAGTTTGCAGCGGACCTGGACTGGCTCAAGAGCCAGGGCCATCACGTAGAGCGATATAACCTCGCCCAACAGCCCCAGGCTTTTATCGAAAACAAGGAGATTCACCAGCTGTTGAGTACCACTGGAACAGACTGCCTGCCTGTCGTTATTGTTGATGGGAAGATCGTCAGTCAAACCGTTTATCCCTCGCGCGACGATCTGGCAGGCTGGGTGGATGGTTCACCGGCCAGGCAATCGTTGCCCCTTGCCGAACCAGAGAGCGGGTGCTGCGGAACGAGTGGATGTTGCTGA